Proteins encoded by one window of Akkermansia muciniphila ATCC BAA-835:
- a CDS encoding glycosyltransferase family 2 protein yields MTAPVNISVLVPVYNVEPYLAQCLESICSQTLRELEIVCVDDASTDGSLSILREFAERDPRVKVVQAPENGGLSRSRNLAMSHAVGEYLFLVDSDDWLETDLLEEMYRRAKALDADRLACGFRYYYESAPDREDRFLPEDMAPPEKGWLPCTPETIGKIHHGAGGMMIRRSIVEKHGIRFPEGVACEDLYFHYAVFPWCRRVCVVSRAAYVYRKRAGSITSGFASGSSLQSLDYLTVAELVLKEWKEAGILEEYRTAFLKMLVMGVRNIRKYAPHAVQKEVTRKVTDMLRQENLYRPAEDDACLSRREGKLLKAWMGGKSGLDFSYYWKKMRKAGARLLRR; encoded by the coding sequence ATGACGGCTCCCGTAAACATTTCCGTGCTGGTTCCGGTTTACAATGTGGAGCCGTACCTGGCCCAGTGCCTGGAAAGCATTTGCTCACAGACGCTCCGTGAGCTGGAAATAGTTTGCGTGGATGACGCTTCCACGGACGGTTCCCTGTCCATTCTGCGGGAATTCGCGGAGCGGGACCCGCGGGTGAAGGTCGTGCAGGCTCCGGAAAACGGCGGCTTATCCCGCTCCCGGAATCTGGCGATGAGCCATGCTGTGGGAGAATATCTGTTTCTGGTGGATTCCGACGACTGGCTGGAAACGGATTTGCTGGAGGAGATGTACCGCCGTGCGAAGGCGCTGGATGCCGACAGGCTGGCATGCGGGTTCCGGTATTATTACGAGTCCGCCCCGGACCGGGAGGACCGGTTTCTGCCGGAGGACATGGCCCCTCCGGAAAAAGGGTGGCTTCCCTGCACTCCGGAGACCATTGGGAAAATACATCATGGAGCGGGCGGCATGATGATCAGGCGTTCCATTGTGGAAAAGCATGGCATCCGGTTCCCCGAGGGCGTTGCCTGTGAAGACCTGTATTTCCATTACGCCGTTTTTCCATGGTGCAGGAGGGTTTGCGTCGTCAGCAGGGCGGCTTACGTTTACCGTAAGCGGGCCGGATCCATTACCAGCGGTTTTGCGTCCGGCAGTTCCCTCCAGTCGCTGGATTACCTGACGGTGGCGGAACTGGTGCTGAAGGAATGGAAAGAAGCCGGGATTCTTGAGGAATACAGGACGGCATTTTTGAAAATGCTGGTAATGGGCGTGAGGAACATCCGCAAATATGCCCCTCATGCCGTCCAAAAGGAGGTTACCCGGAAGGTGACTGATATGCTCCGTCAGGAAAATCTGTACCGTCCCGCAGAGGATGATGCCTGCCTGTCCCGCCGGGAAGGAAAATTACTGAAAGCCTGGATGGGCGGAAAATCCGGCTTGGACTTTTCCTATTACTGGAAGAAAATGCGCAAGGCGGGAGCCCGGTTGCTGCGCCGCTGA
- a CDS encoding glycosyltransferase family 9 protein: MPAQRILIIKHGALGDVVLAMGTMKRLRELHPEAHITLMTMGMFVPMAEQLGVFDDFIVDNRLPYWKLGATWRAVRSIVKGNFDVVYDLQESSRTRKRYYPAVRFLLNHDMDWVACNSGERRKLLKKKAFRWGKVGREPFRLERVLTDLSFMHGEGLHFDELPERYVMMIPGCSPNHPYKRWPVENFCALAKRLAARGVSSVVIGTRAEAAEVEAIAASSPLAVSFLGKSSLMDIPQMALCSLACVGNDTGPTHMCAYAGVPVTAIFCHRTRNSAITARCISNLVSPGAIEEITVDQVWSALEPFLPPQEGFEQIRAADSPHGS, from the coding sequence ATGCCCGCACAGCGCATTCTGATCATCAAGCATGGAGCCCTTGGCGATGTGGTGCTCGCCATGGGGACGATGAAGCGGCTCCGCGAACTTCATCCGGAGGCGCATATCACCCTGATGACCATGGGAATGTTTGTTCCCATGGCGGAGCAGCTCGGAGTGTTTGACGATTTTATTGTGGATAATCGCCTGCCTTACTGGAAGCTGGGCGCCACCTGGAGGGCCGTCCGTTCCATTGTGAAAGGAAATTTTGACGTGGTGTACGATCTTCAGGAATCTTCCCGCACCAGGAAACGCTATTATCCCGCCGTGCGCTTCCTGCTGAACCATGACATGGACTGGGTGGCCTGCAATTCCGGAGAACGGCGCAAATTGCTGAAAAAGAAAGCCTTCCGGTGGGGGAAGGTGGGACGGGAGCCGTTTCGTTTGGAACGCGTCCTGACGGATCTTTCTTTCATGCACGGGGAGGGGCTGCATTTTGACGAGCTTCCGGAACGCTATGTGATGATGATTCCGGGCTGTTCCCCCAATCATCCCTACAAGCGCTGGCCCGTGGAGAATTTCTGCGCCCTGGCGAAACGCCTGGCGGCGCGGGGCGTGTCCTCCGTTGTCATCGGCACCCGGGCGGAGGCTGCGGAAGTGGAGGCCATTGCCGCCAGCTCTCCCCTGGCTGTCAGTTTTCTGGGCAAGTCTTCCCTGATGGATATTCCCCAGATGGCTTTGTGTTCCCTGGCTTGTGTAGGCAATGATACGGGGCCTACACATATGTGTGCCTATGCCGGGGTGCCCGTGACCGCCATTTTCTGCCACCGGACGCGCAATTCCGCCATTACTGCCCGGTGCATTTCCAACCTGGTTTCCCCCGGCGCCATTGAGGAAATTACAGTGGACCAGGTATGGTCCGCGCTGGAGCCCTTTCTGCCGCCGCAGGAAGGATTTGAACAAATAAGGGCGGCAGATTCTCCGCATGGCTCATGA
- the rfaD gene encoding ADP-glyceromanno-heptose 6-epimerase has product MIIVTGGAGFIGSNIVAALEKAGKKDLVVVDELGSSDKWRNIAKRELCAVVSPEGMFDYMKAHADEVEAVIHMGAISATTETDADLIIRTNFTLSWHLWEFCSLYGKRFIYASSAATYGDGSMGFDDDASLEHVNALRPLNAYGWSKALFDRKVAREVKEGRPVPPQYAGLKFFNVYGPNEYHKGGQKSVVAHIFPQVKANETVKLFKSYHPDYRDGWQLRDFVWVGDCVDVVLWLLEHPEVSGLFNVGSGKARSFHDLAKAAFHALGLQEKIAYREMPEELRGKYQYYTQADLSRLRVAGYAAPMTSLEDGVRRYVQEYLDREDSYV; this is encoded by the coding sequence ATGATTATTGTCACGGGTGGGGCCGGGTTTATCGGCTCAAACATTGTCGCCGCTCTGGAAAAAGCCGGTAAAAAGGATCTTGTGGTGGTGGACGAGCTGGGCTCTTCCGACAAGTGGAGGAACATTGCCAAGAGAGAGCTGTGCGCCGTGGTTTCTCCGGAAGGCATGTTTGATTATATGAAGGCGCATGCGGATGAGGTGGAGGCGGTCATTCACATGGGGGCCATTTCCGCCACCACGGAGACGGACGCCGATTTGATTATCCGGACGAATTTCACGTTGAGCTGGCATTTGTGGGAGTTTTGTTCCCTGTACGGCAAACGGTTTATTTACGCCTCCTCCGCAGCCACGTACGGGGACGGTTCCATGGGGTTTGACGATGACGCCTCCCTGGAGCACGTCAATGCGCTGCGCCCCCTGAACGCATACGGCTGGAGCAAGGCCCTGTTTGACCGCAAGGTGGCCCGGGAAGTGAAAGAAGGGCGTCCGGTTCCCCCCCAATACGCCGGGCTTAAATTTTTCAACGTGTACGGCCCTAATGAATACCATAAGGGCGGGCAGAAAAGCGTGGTGGCCCATATATTCCCCCAAGTGAAGGCCAATGAAACGGTGAAGCTGTTCAAATCTTACCATCCCGACTACCGTGACGGATGGCAGCTCCGGGATTTCGTGTGGGTGGGCGACTGCGTGGACGTGGTGCTTTGGCTGCTGGAGCATCCGGAGGTGAGCGGCCTGTTCAACGTAGGTTCCGGGAAGGCACGCTCTTTCCACGATCTGGCGAAGGCGGCATTCCATGCGCTGGGCCTTCAGGAAAAGATTGCCTACCGGGAGATGCCTGAAGAGCTCAGGGGGAAATATCAGTATTATACGCAGGCGGACCTTTCCAGGCTGCGCGTTGCCGGTTATGCAGCGCCCATGACTTCCCTGGAGGATGGCGTGCGCCGGTACGTGCAGGAGTATCTGGACAGGGAAGACAGTTACGTTTAA
- a CDS encoding glycosyltransferase family 2 protein, with protein MIPDVSIIVPCYNVAAYVDSCLESLVRQTLRNIEIICINDGSTDETWTHLLRWKEKDSRIILLNQRNAGVSAARNAGLDAARGLYVGFADPDDYMDPEMYSRLFSAALEYDADIVECGNHVFEDSSDRIIEAKRRSPSRHFEENASPASFFRDSIWGKMDICVWSKLFRKSMLDAHRLRFNVHLKSGAEDETFRLMAVPHASRLLFIPDCLYYYRLMRNGSLSRRCNVPTYSKCVQEFQRLLYIVDYWQKQGWQNEGLFAYGVRKIRPFFVSKHPLFHQMTAVQQRSALDWWSLFYQKAEGKRFLSALSGRDRQLADLLNSAEPVPNGWGRILLAACSLLPGQKGRYYSCKKMLAEHFSQICPNEFQKENASLEEPFDTSPPSL; from the coding sequence ATGATCCCCGATGTTTCCATCATTGTTCCCTGCTACAATGTAGCCGCTTACGTGGACAGCTGCCTGGAGAGCCTGGTACGCCAGACTCTCCGGAACATAGAAATTATCTGCATCAATGACGGCTCCACGGATGAGACCTGGACACATCTGCTGCGCTGGAAAGAAAAGGACAGCAGAATCATCCTTCTGAACCAGCGGAACGCGGGCGTCTCCGCAGCAAGGAATGCAGGGCTGGATGCCGCCCGCGGCCTTTATGTCGGTTTTGCGGATCCGGACGACTACATGGATCCGGAAATGTATTCCCGCCTTTTTTCGGCGGCTCTGGAATATGACGCAGACATCGTGGAATGCGGCAACCATGTTTTTGAAGACTCGTCAGACCGGATTATCGAAGCCAAAAGAAGATCACCCTCCCGGCATTTTGAAGAGAACGCCTCTCCGGCCAGCTTCTTCCGGGATTCCATCTGGGGGAAAATGGATATCTGCGTGTGGAGCAAACTGTTCCGGAAAAGCATGCTGGACGCCCACCGCCTCCGCTTCAACGTACATCTGAAATCCGGCGCGGAGGATGAAACCTTCCGGCTGATGGCCGTTCCCCATGCCTCCCGTCTCCTGTTCATTCCCGACTGCCTGTATTACTACCGCCTTATGCGCAACGGCTCCCTCTCCCGCCGCTGCAACGTTCCCACCTACTCCAAATGCGTGCAGGAATTCCAGCGGCTGCTGTACATTGTGGACTACTGGCAGAAACAAGGATGGCAGAATGAAGGCCTGTTCGCTTACGGCGTCCGGAAAATCAGGCCTTTTTTTGTTTCCAAGCATCCCCTTTTCCATCAGATGACCGCTGTCCAGCAACGTTCCGCGCTGGACTGGTGGAGCCTGTTCTATCAGAAGGCGGAAGGAAAACGTTTCCTCTCCGCTCTATCGGGACGGGACAGGCAACTGGCGGACCTGTTGAACTCGGCGGAACCGGTCCCCAACGGCTGGGGGCGCATTCTGCTGGCAGCCTGCTCCCTGCTTCCCGGACAAAAAGGACGTTATTACTCCTGCAAAAAAATGCTTGCGGAACATTTTTCCCAAATCTGCCCCAATGAGTTTCAAAAAGAAAACGCTTCTCTGGAAGAGCCGTTTGACACATCGCCGCCTTCCCTGTAA
- a CDS encoding glycosyltransferase has protein sequence MSDALNRHIPGLKSTLLLRRRKEIDGLEIHRTPARRATDALRRHLAHGFDILLPERRKDLPFSLNVLGMGFDTAQMEKADVVHLHWIGGRTVDFSQLCHIRRPLVYTLHDMFACTAGCHCTMDCGLFQDECRGNCPQLGAPRLFRNIPAWLFSRKRRAFGRIPSLTLVTPSLWLKREVERSCMFPGRKIVQIYNPVDTDLFRPAEDRNAIRAGLGIPPGAFVIACGATGLFNPVKGGHFIPLVLEELYRRGHRNLHLLLFGNQEKSVDYPFPSTNAGFITDMNKLAGLYSAADIFLNPTLQDVLSNVALESMACKTPSVTFRTGGVPEAVLDGRTGLVAQQGDLNQMVAHCERLIQDGKLLQTLAEEGRRHAEQTFSYPVIAARHAALYEETFREYRYEE, from the coding sequence TTGAGCGACGCTCTGAACCGGCATATTCCCGGCCTAAAATCCACCCTGCTGCTCCGGAGGCGCAAAGAAATTGACGGCCTGGAAATCCACAGGACACCCGCCAGAAGGGCTACGGACGCCTTGCGCCGCCATCTGGCCCATGGATTTGACATTCTGCTGCCGGAAAGAAGAAAAGACCTGCCTTTCTCCCTGAATGTGCTGGGCATGGGATTTGACACGGCCCAAATGGAAAAAGCCGATGTAGTGCATCTGCACTGGATAGGCGGCAGAACCGTGGATTTCTCGCAGCTGTGCCATATCCGCCGTCCATTGGTCTATACCCTGCACGACATGTTTGCCTGCACCGCGGGATGCCACTGCACCATGGACTGCGGCCTGTTCCAGGACGAATGCCGCGGCAACTGCCCCCAGCTTGGCGCTCCCCGCCTCTTCCGCAACATTCCAGCGTGGCTGTTTTCCCGCAAACGCCGCGCCTTCGGCCGCATCCCGTCCCTTACCCTCGTAACTCCCTCCCTCTGGTTAAAAAGGGAAGTGGAAAGAAGCTGCATGTTCCCTGGAAGAAAAATCGTACAGATTTACAATCCTGTGGACACGGACCTTTTCCGTCCGGCGGAAGACCGGAATGCCATCCGGGCCGGCCTGGGCATCCCGCCCGGAGCGTTCGTCATCGCCTGCGGCGCAACCGGCCTGTTCAATCCGGTCAAAGGCGGCCATTTCATCCCCCTGGTGCTGGAGGAACTATACCGGCGCGGGCACCGGAACCTTCATCTCCTGCTCTTCGGCAACCAGGAAAAAAGCGTGGACTACCCCTTCCCCAGCACAAACGCCGGATTCATTACGGACATGAACAAGCTGGCCGGGCTTTACAGCGCGGCGGACATTTTCCTGAACCCCACGCTTCAGGATGTCCTTTCCAACGTAGCGCTGGAATCCATGGCCTGCAAAACCCCTTCCGTTACCTTCCGGACGGGAGGAGTTCCGGAAGCGGTTCTGGACGGAAGGACGGGGCTGGTCGCTCAGCAGGGGGACCTGAACCAAATGGTCGCCCACTGCGAACGGCTCATCCAGGACGGAAAACTCCTGCAAACCCTGGCGGAGGAAGGCCGTCGGCACGCGGAACAAACATTCTCCTACCCCGTCATTGCCGCACGGCACGCCGCCCTGTATGAGGAAACGTTCCGGGAATACCGTTACGAAGAGTGA
- a CDS encoding glycosyltransferase family 10 domain-containing protein, with translation MKTLKISFLQSTPDFGREGMLQLLKSRYHVVEDDSDFDYLVATPWFYVNREAFYDFLERAPGHITVMYGCHEAIAPDFMLFDYYIGLDTVPGSDRTVKLPYLRHHLEEVHGGKEGLDAHALLASKTGFCNFIYANRKSHPNRDAMFHKLSAFRFVNSLGPHLNNTPGDGHRAEDWYASSIRMKKPYKFSIAFENAWYPGYTSEKIVTSMLAGTIPIYWGNPDISREFNSASFINCHDFPTLDDAAAYVKKVDEDDNLWCEIMSRPWKTPEQEARFLEETERETAKLYKIFDQSPEEARRKGDGTWVSYYQRFLKRGHRMQLAWRRLKNRLRR, from the coding sequence ATGAAAACGCTTAAAATCTCCTTTTTACAGTCCACTCCGGATTTCGGCAGGGAAGGAATGCTTCAGCTTCTGAAAAGCCGGTATCATGTGGTGGAAGACGATTCCGATTTTGATTACCTGGTCGCCACCCCCTGGTTTTACGTCAACCGGGAGGCTTTTTACGATTTTCTGGAACGGGCCCCCGGCCATATCACCGTCATGTACGGCTGTCATGAAGCCATTGCACCGGATTTCATGCTGTTTGACTATTACATCGGGCTCGATACGGTGCCCGGAAGCGACCGTACTGTCAAACTTCCCTACCTTCGCCACCATTTGGAAGAAGTGCACGGCGGTAAGGAAGGCCTGGATGCCCATGCTCTCCTGGCCTCCAAAACGGGTTTCTGCAACTTCATTTACGCCAACCGCAAATCCCATCCCAACAGGGATGCCATGTTCCACAAACTCTCCGCTTTCCGGTTCGTCAATTCTCTGGGGCCCCATCTTAACAACACCCCGGGCGACGGCCACCGGGCGGAAGACTGGTACGCATCCTCCATCAGAATGAAAAAGCCGTATAAATTCTCCATTGCCTTTGAAAATGCATGGTACCCCGGCTACACCAGTGAAAAAATCGTCACCAGCATGCTTGCAGGCACCATTCCCATTTACTGGGGAAATCCGGACATCAGCCGGGAATTCAATTCCGCCTCATTCATCAACTGCCACGACTTCCCAACCCTGGACGACGCCGCGGCCTATGTGAAAAAAGTGGACGAAGACGACAACCTGTGGTGTGAAATCATGTCGCGCCCCTGGAAAACCCCGGAACAGGAAGCCCGCTTTCTGGAAGAGACGGAAAGGGAAACGGCCAAGCTTTACAAAATATTCGACCAATCTCCGGAAGAAGCGCGCCGCAAAGGTGACGGAACATGGGTATCCTACTACCAGCGCTTTTTAAAACGCGGCCACAGGATGCAGCTGGCATGGCGGCGGCTGAAAAACCGCCTGCGCCGCTAA
- a CDS encoding acyltransferase family protein → MSKFFSETFCSPSPHQAGGAIHGTYFPHIDGLRTFAVLAVVLYHLQEGICPGGYAGVDIFFVISGYLIGGGLIRSLKEGTFSLTSFYLRRIRRIMPAYFCLIAAVLAFGCVVLDCDDLRTLGRTVRSSALFITNTYFSRTTGDYFSPAAEENPLLNLWSLSVEEQFYLMIPLTLWLLWKFREKAVKPVLWGALGLSFFAAAFHMGHLEHNKAFYLLYCRAWELLAGCLLALAPAAEQNRGTGWLRTAGWAGILLPFACYTSSTPFPGYTAIPSIAGAALLIRYGNHGWSGRILRHPLSTGIGKISYSLYLWHWPVIVYWTYVCFDECSPWDYAGMFLLSLLLGFLSWKFVETPFRTTVSWQTPGKAFLATAAGCLMLGFAGEWLKWTDGARDYWHVAANSMEFPEYWKGPAFPPSFGITPPSRAVVEKGNAIQHHHPELGDVTDYPFVLLGKNGQAPSFLLMGDSHAMASSPGFDEAARLLQRSGLFYRARLCPLSGISGSGDSSSLTLLRLMYPHWEHNMELILDWLENTPQVKTVFIHNRWIELVNNHRDTRLKQLVADGLRHTCARLRKAGKQIVLLGPVPEWTFGPRKLMRRNALLNANRTDRLLGGDFNTRQRPVFALLEHMESTGLCRFIPLHGTFHKNGRWLAEDSGQLMYCDDNHLSPYGSRKMVGDIIDQLFPGMERTAAN, encoded by the coding sequence ATGAGCAAATTCTTTTCTGAAACCTTTTGTTCACCTTCTCCCCACCAAGCCGGAGGCGCCATCCACGGAACCTATTTCCCGCACATTGACGGCCTGCGTACTTTTGCCGTGCTGGCCGTCGTCCTGTACCATTTGCAGGAAGGGATCTGCCCTGGAGGCTATGCAGGCGTGGACATCTTCTTTGTCATCTCCGGATATCTGATTGGCGGAGGCCTCATCCGTAGCCTGAAGGAGGGAACGTTCTCCCTGACCTCCTTTTACCTCCGGAGAATCAGGCGCATCATGCCCGCCTACTTCTGCCTGATTGCGGCCGTGCTGGCTTTCGGCTGCGTCGTTCTGGACTGCGATGACCTGCGGACTCTGGGCCGGACGGTGAGATCCAGCGCCCTTTTCATCACCAACACGTACTTCAGCAGAACCACAGGGGATTACTTCAGCCCGGCGGCGGAAGAAAACCCTTTGCTGAACCTGTGGTCCCTGAGCGTGGAAGAACAATTTTACCTGATGATTCCGCTTACCCTGTGGCTGCTCTGGAAATTCAGGGAAAAAGCCGTCAAACCCGTTCTATGGGGGGCGCTGGGCCTCTCCTTCTTCGCCGCCGCCTTCCACATGGGGCATCTGGAACATAACAAGGCCTTCTATCTGCTTTACTGCCGCGCCTGGGAACTTCTGGCCGGCTGCCTTCTGGCTCTGGCTCCCGCCGCAGAACAGAACCGGGGAACCGGATGGCTGCGGACGGCGGGATGGGCCGGAATCCTGCTCCCCTTTGCCTGTTATACCTCTTCCACTCCTTTTCCCGGATACACGGCCATCCCTTCCATCGCGGGGGCGGCCCTGCTTATCCGTTACGGAAACCATGGCTGGTCCGGGCGTATCCTCAGGCACCCGCTCAGCACGGGCATCGGCAAAATCTCCTACTCCCTCTATTTGTGGCATTGGCCAGTTATCGTGTACTGGACATACGTCTGTTTCGATGAATGCTCTCCCTGGGATTATGCGGGCATGTTCCTTCTCTCCCTTCTTCTGGGTTTCCTTTCCTGGAAATTCGTGGAAACCCCCTTCAGAACGACCGTCTCATGGCAAACTCCCGGAAAAGCGTTTCTGGCCACGGCAGCAGGGTGCCTCATGCTGGGATTTGCCGGTGAATGGCTCAAATGGACGGACGGCGCGCGGGATTACTGGCATGTAGCGGCCAACAGCATGGAATTCCCTGAATACTGGAAAGGGCCGGCCTTCCCGCCCTCCTTCGGCATCACGCCTCCCAGCCGGGCGGTGGTGGAAAAGGGCAACGCCATTCAGCACCATCATCCGGAGCTGGGGGATGTGACGGATTACCCTTTTGTCCTGCTGGGAAAAAACGGGCAGGCCCCTTCCTTCCTGCTTATGGGGGACAGCCATGCCATGGCCAGTTCCCCCGGATTTGACGAGGCCGCGCGGCTTCTTCAGCGCTCGGGCCTGTTCTACCGCGCGCGCCTGTGTCCGCTGAGCGGCATCTCCGGCTCCGGAGACTCCTCTTCCCTGACGCTCCTGCGCCTGATGTACCCCCATTGGGAACACAATATGGAACTAATTCTGGACTGGCTGGAAAATACCCCCCAGGTAAAGACCGTATTCATCCACAACCGCTGGATTGAACTGGTGAACAATCACCGGGATACGCGCCTGAAACAACTGGTTGCAGACGGCCTGCGCCACACCTGTGCGCGTCTTCGGAAAGCCGGCAAGCAAATCGTGCTGCTGGGTCCCGTTCCCGAATGGACTTTCGGCCCGCGCAAGCTCATGCGGCGCAATGCCCTGCTGAACGCCAACCGGACAGACCGCCTGCTGGGCGGGGACTTCAACACGCGGCAGCGTCCGGTATTCGCCCTGTTGGAGCACATGGAATCCACAGGCCTGTGCCGCTTCATTCCCCTCCACGGCACCTTCCATAAAAATGGGCGGTGGCTGGCGGAAGACAGCGGCCAATTAATGTACTGCGACGACAATCACCTTTCCCCCTACGGGTCCAGAAAAATGGTCGGCGACATCATCGACCAGCTTTTCCCGGGAATGGAAAGAACAGCAGCCAACTGA
- a CDS encoding glycosyltransferase family 10 domain-containing protein, with product MTDSSRPTRIKVIRKSMKASPDQTESLLWGDCLFCTDAAMTDYDWVLVYDEFPRTPVGTIRNETEPLLCPPDQTILITVEPPSIKIYSRAYTSQFGTVLTTHSIRDLPHPGHTLGRGCLEWLYIKPMQEILDQKEFPKTKMLSTICSAKQHTHTMHKKRYDLTRYLADRLPELDWFGHGIREIENKTVAMDDYKYHLCVENHLEPHHWTEKLSDAFVAMTLPFYAGDPLATECFPQESFIPIPLDNPQKALEIIRKAMEDGEYEKRLPAIREARRLVLEKYNMFAQTAAVIHNHRETGTIRPGAMLKGRHVLRKNPLHALRELTDTLAYKIRSRGRRGTGTGA from the coding sequence ATGACGGATTCCTCCCGCCCCACACGCATCAAGGTCATCAGAAAATCCATGAAGGCCTCTCCGGATCAAACGGAATCCCTGTTGTGGGGCGACTGCCTGTTCTGCACGGACGCCGCCATGACGGATTACGACTGGGTTCTGGTATACGACGAATTTCCCAGAACTCCCGTGGGCACCATCAGGAATGAAACGGAACCCCTTCTCTGTCCTCCGGACCAGACTATCCTGATTACGGTGGAGCCCCCCTCCATCAAAATCTACAGCAGGGCATACACCAGCCAATTCGGCACCGTTCTCACCACCCACTCCATCCGGGACCTTCCGCACCCCGGGCACACCTTGGGCCGCGGATGTCTTGAATGGCTGTACATCAAGCCCATGCAGGAAATTCTGGACCAGAAGGAATTCCCGAAGACAAAAATGCTCTCCACCATCTGCTCCGCCAAGCAGCATACGCATACCATGCATAAAAAGCGCTATGATCTTACGCGTTACCTGGCGGACCGTCTGCCGGAACTGGACTGGTTCGGACACGGCATCCGGGAAATAGAAAATAAAACCGTCGCCATGGATGACTACAAATATCATCTATGCGTGGAAAACCATCTGGAACCCCACCATTGGACGGAAAAACTGTCTGATGCCTTTGTTGCCATGACCCTTCCCTTTTACGCCGGGGATCCGTTGGCAACGGAATGCTTCCCGCAGGAAAGCTTCATCCCCATCCCGCTGGACAACCCGCAAAAAGCCCTTGAAATCATCCGCAAGGCCATGGAGGACGGAGAATATGAAAAACGGCTCCCCGCCATCCGTGAGGCAAGGCGCCTGGTGCTGGAAAAATACAACATGTTCGCTCAAACAGCGGCAGTCATTCACAACCACAGGGAAACGGGAACCATACGCCCCGGAGCCATGCTGAAAGGACGCCACGTTCTGCGGAAAAATCCGCTCCATGCCCTTCGGGAATTGACGGACACGCTGGCCTATAAAATCAGGTCGCGCGGCAGGCGCGGAACCGGAACCGGAGCATAA